From a region of the Salinispira pacifica genome:
- the murB gene encoding UDP-N-acetylmuramate dehydrogenase: MHSIKNINMSGTLEFNRNLKDFTTFQVGGPADILAFPGNQQDLLLLIRWARQNRIPWMILGGGANILVSDKGVRGLVIATSAMNDIRLDGELLIAGPGSRISDAAAFAADHNLEGLDFIYAMPGSTGGAVWMNARCYGGEISEILEWVDYIDGDRPDQGVQRLIPGVTTSYGDFAYKKTPFQVRPWIILESAYRLTPGSGNGLWKRMKELEDDRRNKGHFAAPCAGSVFKNNRSFGAPSGKLIDSLNMRGLQVGGAKISDQHANIIINTGNARASDIAEIIDRVQSRVEQELGFLLEPEVLKVGEWD, translated from the coding sequence TTGCATAGCATAAAAAATATCAACATGAGCGGAACGCTGGAGTTTAACCGGAATCTGAAGGATTTCACCACATTTCAGGTGGGCGGACCGGCGGATATTCTGGCCTTTCCCGGGAATCAGCAGGACCTGCTCCTGCTCATCCGCTGGGCCCGGCAGAACCGGATCCCCTGGATGATTCTCGGCGGCGGCGCAAACATACTGGTCTCCGATAAGGGCGTTCGGGGACTGGTTATTGCAACCTCCGCCATGAATGACATCCGTCTGGACGGAGAGCTGCTGATAGCCGGACCCGGATCCCGGATCAGTGATGCTGCAGCCTTTGCCGCGGATCACAATCTGGAGGGCCTGGATTTCATCTACGCAATGCCGGGAAGCACCGGAGGGGCAGTCTGGATGAACGCCCGGTGCTACGGCGGCGAAATATCGGAAATTCTGGAATGGGTGGATTATATAGACGGAGACCGGCCGGATCAGGGCGTACAGCGCCTGATTCCCGGGGTTACCACCAGCTACGGAGATTTTGCTTACAAGAAAACCCCCTTTCAGGTCCGCCCATGGATTATCCTGGAAAGTGCATACCGGCTCACACCAGGCAGCGGAAACGGGCTGTGGAAGCGGATGAAAGAACTGGAAGATGACCGGCGAAACAAGGGGCATTTTGCCGCGCCCTGCGCCGGAAGCGTATTCAAAAACAACCGCTCATTCGGCGCACCGTCGGGAAAGCTGATCGACAGCCTGAATATGAGAGGTCTTCAGGTGGGCGGTGCCAAAATTTCCGATCAGCACGCCAATATCATTATTAATACGGGAAATGCCCGTGCCTCGGATATCGCCGAGATCATAGACCGGGTGCAAAGCCGGGTCGAACAGGAGCTGGGGTTTTTGCTGGAGCCCGAGGTTCTCAAAGTGGGCGAATGGGATTAG
- a CDS encoding RNA polymerase sigma factor: MNWSKERRQLFNDVYEETFPILIRITYRITNDMEAAEELCHDAYIKLYERLDQLPDQAQSKYWLIRVAKNMALNYAKRKGRERKAYERVLYEPKRKTESGEDLVLKQEAYEAVQDALGKIPEKFRAVLVLKEYAGLSYREIAKILDITEANVKVRAFRAREKMAALLDEEGIHVP, from the coding sequence ATGAATTGGAGCAAAGAACGCAGACAACTGTTCAACGATGTGTATGAGGAAACATTCCCCATACTCATCCGCATCACCTACCGTATCACCAATGATATGGAGGCTGCAGAAGAACTCTGTCATGACGCCTACATCAAATTATACGAACGGCTCGACCAGCTTCCCGATCAGGCTCAGTCCAAATACTGGCTGATCAGGGTTGCCAAGAATATGGCCTTGAATTACGCCAAACGGAAGGGCCGCGAGCGGAAAGCGTATGAACGGGTGCTGTATGAGCCCAAACGCAAAACAGAATCCGGCGAGGATTTGGTGTTGAAGCAGGAGGCCTATGAGGCCGTTCAGGATGCCCTGGGCAAGATTCCTGAAAAATTCCGTGCGGTTCTGGTTCTAAAGGAATATGCAGGCTTGAGTTATCGAGAAATTGCCAAAATTCTGGACATTACCGAAGCAAACGTGAAGGTCCGGGCATTCCGGGCCCGGGAAAAGATGGCGGCTCTCTTGGATGAGGAGGGTATACATGTCCCTTAA
- the cysS gene encoding cysteine--tRNA ligase, whose amino-acid sequence MNLYNTASRSKEPLEVSNNLVKMYACGPTVYNYAHIGNLKTYIVEDLLRRSLKFLGYQVKHVMNITDVGHLTDDNDHGEDKMVKSAREQQKSVWDIADHYTRAFMEDSRLLNIEEPEVICKATDHIGDMIGMVETLEEKGYAYRAEGNVYFDIEKFPDYGKMAKIKLDDQQAGARVALDSGKHNPHDFALWFTRSKFENQAMLWESPWGKGYPGWHIECSAMSRKYLGDQFDIHCGGTDHIPVHHTNEIAQSEAASGKSPWVRFWFHSAFLLFDNSKMSKSKGTFLTLGKLQELGYDPLDYRFFVLGANYRTQLNFSDESMTAAQTARHKLMDKIGELPPWDESYAGAPAMERLDAPAAEIYGAFRDALADDLNTPKALAQLWGLLKEPNIPQVQKLTVLHEMDRVLGLDLTRAAGAHAAEEPLDDRIQQLIEERREARSARNFARADEIRDQLAEEGITLIDSPEGTTWKKNL is encoded by the coding sequence ATGAATCTGTACAATACGGCATCCCGTTCCAAAGAACCTCTGGAAGTTTCAAATAACCTGGTGAAAATGTATGCCTGCGGACCCACCGTGTACAATTACGCCCATATCGGCAACCTGAAAACCTACATCGTCGAAGATCTGCTCCGCCGCAGCCTGAAATTTCTGGGCTACCAGGTGAAACACGTGATGAATATTACCGATGTGGGGCATCTCACAGACGACAACGACCACGGCGAAGACAAAATGGTGAAAAGCGCCCGGGAACAGCAGAAAAGCGTCTGGGACATCGCCGACCACTACACCCGTGCATTCATGGAAGACAGCCGTCTGCTCAATATTGAAGAGCCCGAGGTGATCTGCAAGGCCACCGACCACATCGGCGATATGATCGGCATGGTGGAAACCCTTGAAGAGAAGGGCTATGCATACCGTGCCGAAGGAAATGTATATTTCGATATCGAAAAATTCCCCGACTACGGAAAAATGGCGAAAATCAAACTGGATGATCAGCAGGCCGGAGCCCGGGTTGCCCTGGACAGCGGCAAACACAATCCCCACGACTTCGCCCTGTGGTTCACCCGTTCAAAATTCGAGAACCAGGCCATGCTCTGGGAGAGCCCCTGGGGAAAAGGGTATCCGGGCTGGCATATAGAATGTTCCGCCATGAGCAGGAAATATCTGGGAGATCAGTTTGATATTCACTGCGGGGGAACCGACCATATTCCGGTACACCACACCAACGAGATCGCCCAGAGCGAAGCCGCCAGCGGCAAAAGCCCCTGGGTGCGGTTCTGGTTTCACAGTGCATTTCTGCTTTTCGACAACTCCAAGATGAGTAAATCCAAAGGGACCTTTCTGACTCTGGGAAAACTGCAGGAACTGGGATACGATCCCCTGGATTACCGCTTCTTCGTCCTCGGTGCAAACTACCGCACCCAGCTGAATTTCAGCGATGAGTCCATGACCGCAGCACAGACCGCCCGTCACAAACTGATGGATAAAATCGGCGAACTTCCCCCCTGGGATGAATCCTATGCCGGAGCTCCGGCAATGGAACGCCTGGATGCTCCCGCCGCGGAAATCTACGGCGCCTTCCGGGATGCACTTGCCGATGATCTGAACACTCCGAAAGCCCTTGCCCAGCTCTGGGGTCTGCTGAAGGAACCGAATATTCCCCAGGTTCAGAAGCTCACCGTACTTCATGAAATGGACAGGGTACTGGGACTGGACCTTACCCGGGCTGCAGGAGCACATGCAGCAGAGGAGCCGCTGGATGATCGCATTCAGCAGCTCATAGAAGAACGCCGGGAGGCGCGCAGTGCCAGGAATTTCGCCAGGGCCGATGAAATACGGGATCAGCTGGCCGAAGAAGGTATCACACTTATTGATTCCCCTGAGGGAACAACATGGAAGAAAAATCTGTAA
- the glyA gene encoding serine hydroxymethyltransferase, with protein MEAFDPELYEVIQKETRRQLEKIELIASENFTSQAVLEAAGSVLTDKYAEGYPGKRYYGGCEYVDMAEDLARDRVKKLYNADHANVQPHSGSSANMAVYMTLLKPGDTILGMDLAHGGHLTHGASVNFSGQLYNIISYGVSKESEQLDYDEIRKLAETHKPKLIIAGASAYPRIIDFKRFREIADSVGAFFVTDMAHIAGLVAAGLHPTPLPHAHFTTTTTHKTLRGPRGGLILIGKDGENSLGVVAPKSGRTKNWSELVDSAVMPGIQGGPLMHVIAAKAVAFKEALEPEFKTYQQQILDNAKALASHFAENGIRVVSGGTENHLMLLDLTDLGISGKEGEKMLDAANITVNKNGIPFDTRSPLVTSGIRVGTPAVTSRGMKEDDVRQVGDFIMEVLKSKGDEKVISKVAGEVKTFTSKFPRRS; from the coding sequence ATTGAAGCTTTTGATCCCGAATTATACGAAGTTATTCAGAAAGAAACCCGGCGTCAGCTTGAAAAAATCGAACTGATAGCCAGTGAGAATTTCACTTCCCAGGCCGTACTGGAAGCCGCAGGCAGCGTATTAACCGATAAATATGCCGAAGGATATCCGGGGAAACGCTATTACGGCGGGTGTGAATATGTTGATATGGCGGAGGACCTTGCCCGGGACCGGGTGAAAAAACTCTACAATGCCGATCACGCAAACGTGCAGCCCCATTCGGGAAGCAGCGCAAACATGGCCGTGTACATGACCCTCCTGAAGCCCGGAGACACCATTCTGGGGATGGATCTGGCCCACGGCGGGCACCTTACCCACGGTGCCAGCGTGAACTTCTCCGGTCAGCTCTATAATATCATCAGTTACGGCGTATCCAAAGAAAGCGAACAGCTGGATTACGACGAGATCCGGAAACTTGCCGAAACCCATAAACCGAAACTGATCATCGCCGGGGCATCCGCATATCCCCGGATAATCGATTTCAAGCGCTTCCGGGAAATTGCCGATTCAGTCGGTGCATTCTTTGTAACAGATATGGCTCATATAGCGGGACTGGTCGCTGCAGGGCTGCATCCCACACCTCTGCCCCATGCCCACTTCACCACAACCACCACCCACAAAACCCTCCGGGGACCCCGTGGCGGACTGATCCTCATCGGAAAGGACGGGGAAAACAGCCTGGGAGTTGTTGCGCCCAAGAGCGGCAGAACCAAAAACTGGAGCGAACTGGTGGACTCGGCGGTAATGCCGGGAATTCAGGGCGGGCCGCTTATGCACGTCATTGCAGCCAAGGCCGTGGCATTCAAGGAAGCCCTGGAACCGGAATTCAAAACCTATCAGCAGCAGATACTGGACAATGCCAAGGCACTGGCATCCCACTTCGCCGAGAACGGTATCCGGGTGGTATCCGGAGGCACGGAAAATCATCTCATGCTTTTGGATCTCACCGACCTGGGAATCAGCGGTAAAGAGGGAGAGAAAATGCTGGATGCGGCAAATATCACCGTGAATAAAAATGGGATCCCCTTTGATACCCGAAGTCCCCTGGTAACCAGCGGTATCCGGGTGGGTACTCCTGCGGTAACCAGCCGGGGCATGAAGGAAGATGATGTACGGCAGGTGGGAGACTTCATCATGGAAGTGCTCAAGAGCAAGGGCGATGAGAAGGTGATTTCCAAAGTTGCCGGGGAAGTGAAAACGTTCACCTCCAAATTTCCCAGAAGAAGCTGA
- a CDS encoding methyl-accepting chemotaxis protein, translating into MTILVLVLIAALVVESLCLLVVFRMLRRGPGAILELAESYRQGRVEDTVRTLSKGRAGKHIRKVGEIFQATRSFFRDIQLAVQKSERSGTRLSRNIQKTLKSAAEVVRTAGDTAGIASKLSMEVSNGSAAVEQIDATIGSLKEQLIHQDANIQQVANSFQHINDRIREISDISSRRSEHIKDLVSVTARGSEKIQDTDEEISSIELKINDVMELITVINDIASTTNLLSMNAAIEAAHAGEAGRGFAVVAEEIRKLAESTAENAGSIGETLAGLGEQIKRASRLSEESGRAFVDIENGVNEISHALEDINHQTSEVFSNTQEVVGVTTDLQNISRNTTLSMDEMTYASREITTILENSNDVAYGLDESMSRLDGNAREINLGMTKISSSFLDFNKTYGGIISRLRRFEYSGLANASGKQTREDETLKRLEFSNLILSHINLTAQCRAVIDGTMDPSGLSLEDPRGVTWADGWMMSSQDLIFRSIRSSCWLSITGNSMTR; encoded by the coding sequence ATGACAATTCTGGTTCTCGTTCTTATTGCAGCCCTGGTGGTCGAATCCCTCTGTCTGCTGGTGGTGTTTCGAATGCTTCGCCGGGGACCCGGCGCTATTCTGGAACTGGCGGAAAGCTACCGGCAGGGAAGGGTGGAAGACACGGTACGGACTCTGTCCAAAGGCCGTGCCGGAAAACACATTCGGAAAGTGGGCGAGATTTTTCAGGCCACCCGTAGTTTCTTCCGGGATATTCAACTGGCGGTGCAAAAGAGCGAACGATCGGGTACCCGGCTGAGCAGAAACATCCAGAAAACCCTCAAATCCGCAGCTGAGGTGGTACGCACCGCCGGGGATACGGCGGGTATCGCCAGCAAGCTCTCCATGGAGGTGAGCAACGGATCCGCTGCGGTTGAACAGATTGACGCCACCATCGGCAGCCTGAAGGAACAGCTCATCCACCAGGATGCCAACATTCAGCAGGTGGCAAATTCCTTTCAGCATATCAACGACCGGATACGGGAAATTTCAGACATCTCCTCCCGTCGAAGCGAGCACATCAAGGATCTGGTTTCCGTTACCGCCCGGGGTAGTGAAAAGATTCAGGATACGGATGAGGAGATCAGCTCAATAGAACTGAAGATCAACGATGTTATGGAACTGATCACCGTCATCAACGACATCGCATCCACCACCAATCTGCTTTCCATGAACGCAGCCATCGAAGCCGCACATGCCGGGGAAGCGGGGCGGGGCTTCGCGGTTGTGGCTGAAGAAATCAGGAAGCTGGCGGAATCCACTGCGGAAAATGCCGGGTCCATCGGCGAAACGCTGGCTGGGTTGGGAGAGCAGATTAAACGGGCATCCCGGCTGAGCGAAGAAAGCGGACGGGCGTTTGTGGATATCGAAAACGGAGTAAATGAGATCAGCCATGCTCTGGAGGATATTAATCATCAGACCAGTGAGGTGTTCAGCAACACCCAGGAAGTGGTGGGAGTCACCACTGATCTCCAGAATATCAGCAGAAACACCACCCTGAGCATGGATGAGATGACCTACGCCTCCCGGGAAATCACCACCATTCTTGAAAATTCAAATGATGTGGCCTATGGCCTGGATGAGAGCATGTCCCGGCTTGACGGCAATGCCCGGGAAATCAACCTGGGGATGACAAAAATCTCCTCCAGCTTTCTGGATTTCAATAAAACCTACGGCGGCATCATTTCCCGGCTCCGCCGCTTCGAATATTCCGGGCTGGCGAATGCTTCCGGAAAGCAAACCCGGGAAGATGAGACCCTGAAACGGCTGGAGTTTTCCAATCTCATCCTCTCCCATATCAATCTGACAGCTCAATGCAGGGCCGTCATAGACGGAACCATGGACCCATCCGGGTTATCGCTGGAAGATCCCCGGGGTGTGACCTGGGCAGATGGCTGGATGATGAGCAGTCAGGATCTGATCTTTCGTTCCATAAGAAGCAGCTGCTGGTTGAGCATCACCGGAAATTCCATGACCAGGTAG
- a CDS encoding TrkA C-terminal domain-containing protein codes for MAAAISFLIILIISLIIVKIAAIMLRLTGLSDDMAKFQARSAFTGTGFTTTESESIAKHPVRRRIIQNLMLLGNVGIVSFMSTLILTFTSFTDQRDILVKSGILGGGVLVLVIISRTGIVDWMLSGIIKSFQKRFTRVYAKDYDNLLFLEGDYEVVKFQLKADSWLVNRSMQELRLIDEGILVLGVRRDDGYYVAAPRGETHLYTGDEIIIYGREEALKDLSVRVSGDAGDREHHIMVEQQRKREGRGPEKLRASRRAAEAVRKSKGVFGKMFRR; via the coding sequence ATGGCAGCGGCGATTTCTTTTCTCATCATTCTTATTATCTCTCTTATTATTGTGAAAATTGCAGCCATTATGCTGCGCCTCACCGGGCTTTCAGATGACATGGCGAAATTCCAGGCCCGCAGTGCCTTCACCGGTACCGGGTTTACCACCACAGAATCGGAATCCATTGCCAAACATCCGGTGCGGCGGAGAATCATTCAGAACCTCATGCTGCTTGGTAATGTGGGGATCGTTTCCTTCATGTCCACGCTTATTCTCACCTTTACGTCGTTCACCGACCAGAGAGATATTCTGGTGAAATCGGGCATTCTGGGGGGCGGCGTGCTCGTGCTTGTTATTATCAGCAGGACGGGAATTGTGGACTGGATGCTCTCGGGTATTATTAAAAGCTTCCAGAAGCGGTTCACCCGGGTCTACGCCAAAGACTACGATAATCTTCTCTTCCTGGAAGGGGATTATGAGGTTGTTAAATTCCAGCTGAAGGCCGATTCCTGGCTGGTAAACAGAAGCATGCAGGAACTGCGTCTCATCGATGAAGGAATTCTGGTGCTGGGTGTGCGGAGAGACGACGGATACTATGTAGCCGCGCCCCGGGGGGAAACCCATCTGTACACCGGCGACGAGATCATCATCTACGGCAGGGAGGAAGCCCTGAAGGATCTCTCTGTAAGGGTTTCGGGAGATGCCGGCGACCGTGAGCACCATATTATGGTTGAGCAGCAGCGCAAGCGTGAGGGCAGGGGACCGGAAAAGCTCAGAGCTTCCCGGCGGGCTGCCGAAGCGGTACGAAAATCAAAAGGCGTATTCGGAAAAATGTTCCGCCGGTAG
- the mgtE gene encoding magnesium transporter: protein MSNIDNIREHLDLMHRDLLREELNHLSLSEMLDLWQEMGEDEAMEIFLLLQLDQKVELITHLSEAEQEWLLKSLSLEKIRELLDEIEPDDLADIIQAVSHDVRSSVWKSLSEEARRETQFLLKFDSDDAAGLMTPRYIALRSNITVEQAIHFIRQGVDDIETIYYVYVVDQLQRIQGVISLREILFSNNSEVIGSKMSTNVISVQEDTDQEEVARILEDYDFIALPVTDRYNRLLGIITFDDVIDVIREEQTEDIYKMGAMDGSSDIYLETGIFRLLKKRIPWLILLLLTGTITTNVLALTDDILSAAAFLVLFIPVITQTGGNSGTQSSTLMIRGIAMGHVDFADIGKVVLKEFLVGVFMGVILGGVIILRSVYLPPGIAWYEGLVIGLSLIFVVLFSTIIGAVAPLLIHKLGWDPTVIAAPLMSTVIDVTGLSIYTFTAKMLLGL, encoded by the coding sequence ATGAGCAACATCGACAACATCCGTGAACATCTGGATCTCATGCACCGGGACCTTCTCAGGGAGGAACTGAACCACCTTTCCCTCAGCGAAATGCTGGATCTCTGGCAGGAAATGGGGGAAGACGAGGCCATGGAGATCTTCCTGCTCCTCCAGCTGGATCAGAAGGTTGAACTGATTACCCACCTCTCGGAGGCGGAGCAGGAATGGCTTTTGAAAAGCCTCTCCCTTGAAAAAATCCGGGAACTTCTGGATGAAATTGAACCGGATGACCTTGCGGACATAATCCAGGCGGTGAGCCATGATGTACGCAGTTCCGTTTGGAAGAGTCTCAGCGAAGAAGCAAGAAGGGAGACCCAGTTCCTGCTGAAGTTCGACAGCGACGATGCCGCCGGACTGATGACCCCCAGATATATCGCCCTGCGCTCAAATATCACCGTGGAACAAGCCATCCACTTCATCCGCCAGGGTGTGGATGACATTGAAACCATATATTATGTCTACGTGGTTGATCAGCTCCAGAGAATTCAGGGGGTAATCTCTCTGCGGGAAATCCTGTTCTCCAACAACTCGGAAGTGATCGGAAGCAAAATGAGCACCAATGTGATCTCCGTTCAGGAAGACACGGACCAGGAAGAGGTGGCCCGGATTCTGGAAGATTACGACTTCATCGCCCTGCCGGTAACCGACCGCTATAACCGCCTTTTGGGAATAATCACCTTTGACGACGTCATCGATGTAATCCGCGAAGAGCAGACTGAAGATATCTACAAAATGGGAGCCATGGACGGTTCCTCTGATATCTACCTGGAAACCGGCATCTTCCGTCTCCTGAAAAAGCGCATTCCCTGGCTCATCCTGCTTCTTCTTACCGGAACCATCACCACCAACGTGCTGGCCCTCACCGACGACATTCTCTCGGCAGCAGCATTTCTGGTGCTCTTTATTCCTGTTATAACCCAGACCGGGGGAAACAGCGGCACCCAGAGCTCCACCCTGATGATCCGGGGAATCGCCATGGGTCATGTGGATTTTGCGGATATCGGCAAGGTTGTGCTGAAGGAATTCCTGGTGGGGGTGTTCATGGGGGTGATACTGGGGGGAGTAATCATCCTCCGCTCGGTATACCTCCCTCCGGGAATCGCCTGGTATGAGGGGCTGGTGATCGGGTTGAGTCTGATATTTGTGGTGCTGTTCTCAACCATTATCGGTGCGGTGGCGCCTCTGCTGATTCATAAACTTGGTTGGGACCCCACGGTTATTGCAGCGCCCCTGATGTCCACGGTTATCGATGTCACCGGATTGAGCATTTACACCTTCACCGCGAAGATGCTGCTCGGTCTCTGA
- a CDS encoding Crp/Fnr family transcriptional regulator → MSNPLQLSMVSFKQGAYIIVEGKQNANQFFIIRSGKVRLSKEVEIVAEEGGNVLTPGDFFGVVSTMSSHSHIETAQAVTDVNLISVSRDNYGLLIEKNTPVAMKIIESFSRRMRYLDEALTRLTQQSVDGQAGQDHLFEVAEYYVKQNQYNQAYFAYHQYLRFNPQGPKIDQAKERMAKIKPYQKAVYLNEDEQEFNRLYPKDTMIFTENMPGQQLYIIQKGQVKITKIMNDNEVLLAVLKPGDIFGEMSLLEHKPRSASAIAHEESVLLAVNRENFTTMVKSQPQIISKITTLMSERIWFIYKQLANTLLDNPVGKLYDALLIQLEKNRVEVRAGEAYSFDFGTKELIHMVGLNQLEGNKAVAELLKNKRFKAMDNKIYCADIDEIKKQAEYYRKMQRIARKREKSGR, encoded by the coding sequence ATGAGCAACCCACTTCAGTTATCAATGGTCTCCTTCAAGCAGGGCGCATATATCATTGTTGAAGGCAAGCAGAACGCCAACCAGTTTTTTATTATTCGCTCAGGGAAGGTCCGGCTCAGCAAAGAGGTTGAGATCGTTGCCGAAGAAGGGGGGAATGTACTCACCCCCGGCGATTTTTTCGGCGTAGTTTCCACCATGAGCAGCCACAGTCACATTGAAACCGCTCAGGCGGTGACTGACGTTAACCTTATTTCAGTCAGCCGGGACAACTACGGACTGCTGATAGAAAAAAACACCCCTGTTGCCATGAAGATCATCGAGTCTTTTTCCCGGCGGATGCGCTATCTGGATGAAGCCCTTACCCGTCTCACCCAGCAAAGTGTTGACGGTCAGGCCGGGCAGGATCATCTGTTTGAAGTTGCCGAATACTATGTTAAGCAGAATCAGTACAATCAGGCGTATTTTGCCTACCATCAATATCTCCGCTTTAATCCCCAGGGACCCAAGATTGATCAGGCAAAAGAACGGATGGCGAAGATCAAGCCCTACCAGAAGGCGGTGTACCTGAATGAGGATGAGCAGGAGTTTAACCGTCTCTATCCCAAGGACACCATGATTTTCACCGAAAACATGCCGGGACAGCAGCTGTACATTATTCAGAAGGGGCAGGTGAAGATCACCAAGATCATGAACGATAACGAGGTGCTTCTGGCGGTGCTGAAACCCGGAGACATATTCGGAGAGATGAGCCTGCTGGAGCATAAACCCAGATCGGCTTCGGCAATCGCCCATGAAGAATCGGTGCTGCTGGCGGTGAACCGGGAAAATTTCACCACCATGGTGAAATCCCAGCCCCAGATCATCAGCAAAATCACCACCCTCATGTCTGAACGAATCTGGTTTATCTACAAACAGCTTGCCAATACCCTGCTGGATAATCCGGTGGGTAAACTCTACGATGCTCTGCTGATCCAGCTGGAGAAAAACCGTGTGGAAGTCCGGGCCGGGGAAGCCTATTCCTTCGATTTCGGAACCAAGGAACTGATTCACATGGTCGGCCTGAATCAGCTGGAGGGAAATAAAGCCGTCGCCGAGCTTCTGAAAAATAAACGCTTCAAGGCTATGGACAATAAGATCTATTGTGCCGATATTGATGAGATCAAGAAACAGGCGGAGTATTACCGGAAAATGCAGCGCATCGCCAGAAAGCGTGAAAAATCCGGACGGTAA
- a CDS encoding bacteriohemerythrin, protein MFSQLNRSSGEIVQILMTIGYDQYVSWTPELSVSVEEFDSQHQVLIGLIQKLYGAMENGEGDGVSTQIVKELIDYTDYHFAVEEENFRIYGYPDAEAHIAEHQTLLKKARELYQGLEQGRTVLSNEILDFLQDWVMNHIMKTDVKYAGFFNNRKIQIRDRAASSR, encoded by the coding sequence TTGTTCAGTCAGCTGAACCGCAGCTCCGGGGAAATTGTACAGATTCTCATGACAATCGGATATGATCAGTATGTGAGCTGGACGCCGGAACTTTCCGTATCGGTGGAAGAATTTGACAGCCAGCACCAGGTGCTCATCGGACTCATCCAGAAGCTGTACGGGGCAATGGAAAACGGCGAGGGCGATGGGGTATCCACCCAGATTGTGAAGGAGCTGATCGATTACACTGATTATCACTTTGCAGTGGAAGAAGAGAACTTCCGCATATACGGCTATCCGGATGCAGAGGCCCACATCGCTGAACACCAAACCCTGCTGAAAAAGGCCCGGGAGCTGTACCAGGGGCTGGAACAGGGCAGAACGGTTCTCAGCAATGAGATTCTGGATTTCCTTCAGGACTGGGTAATGAACCATATTATGAAGACCGACGTAAAATACGCCGGTTTTTTCAACAACCGGAAGATTCAGATCAGAGACCGAGCAGCATCTTCGCGGTGA
- a CDS encoding oxidoreductase: MAIRTGIIGYGMSAKTFHLPFILNMEEFHVTGISTRKKEILAEEQPGLTCYSGPEALINDGEIELIIITSPNESHFPLAKKALEAGKHVVVEKPFTITHRESLNLLKIAAKSQRILTVFHNRRWDGDILTIRELLEQGKFGNLSHVESHYDRFRPNVRDRWREKDVPGSGLLYDLGSHLIDQMIHLFGSPLWVQADIARQREGAETDDFVHILLGYSKFRAELHISVLVNAPVPRFAVHGDNGSYIKYHLDPQEDQLKAGKPFTDGSFGEEADEHFGSYYPAPEGSTPLVIPTARGRYQNFYSTLASAIQGTSEPPVDAGEAAEVMKIIELAKKSSQQGKRLKVK; the protein is encoded by the coding sequence ATGGCAATTCGCACAGGAATTATCGGGTACGGCATGTCTGCAAAGACATTTCATCTGCCGTTTATCCTGAACATGGAAGAATTTCACGTCACTGGCATTTCCACACGTAAAAAGGAGATCCTTGCAGAGGAACAGCCGGGGCTCACCTGCTACAGCGGCCCTGAAGCACTGATCAATGACGGGGAAATTGAGCTGATAATCATCACATCGCCCAACGAAAGCCATTTCCCCCTGGCAAAAAAGGCTCTGGAAGCCGGCAAACATGTGGTGGTGGAAAAGCCCTTCACCATTACCCACCGGGAGTCCCTGAATCTGCTGAAAATTGCGGCAAAATCACAGCGAATTCTCACCGTATTTCATAACCGCAGATGGGATGGAGATATTCTGACCATCAGGGAACTGCTGGAACAGGGTAAATTCGGCAATCTCAGTCATGTGGAGAGCCACTATGACCGCTTTCGGCCCAATGTCCGGGACCGCTGGAGAGAGAAAGACGTACCGGGCTCAGGTTTGCTCTACGATTTGGGCTCCCATCTGATTGATCAGATGATCCACCTCTTCGGAAGTCCGTTATGGGTACAGGCCGATATCGCACGCCAGAGAGAGGGGGCTGAGACCGATGATTTTGTGCACATTCTCCTTGGATACAGCAAATTCCGGGCGGAACTGCATATTTCGGTGCTGGTAAACGCTCCGGTTCCCCGCTTTGCCGTCCACGGCGATAACGGAAGCTATATCAAGTATCATCTTGATCCCCAGGAGGATCAGCTCAAAGCCGGGAAGCCATTCACCGACGGCAGCTTCGGGGAGGAGGCGGATGAGCATTTCGGCAGCTATTATCCCGCACCGGAGGGAAGCACGCCCCTGGTAATCCCCACCGCCCGGGGAAGATATCAGAATTTTTACTCCACTCTTGCATCGGCCATACAGGGAACTTCCGAACCCCCCGTTGATGCGGGAGAAGCTGCGGAAGTAATGAAAATTATTGAGCTGGCCAAAAAAAGTTCCCAACAAGGCAAAAGATTGAAGGTGAAATAG